A genomic region of Candidatus Ryanbacteria bacterium CG10_big_fil_rev_8_21_14_0_10_43_42 contains the following coding sequences:
- a CDS encoding co-chaperone GroES yields MNLQPTEDRIIVEVLPRETKTASGLYLPDTAKDEETLRGTVIAVGEGRKNDAGTVIPLVRKVGEMVLFTKSFNSNQVKEGEKEYVVIREGDIIAVIK; encoded by the coding sequence ATGAATCTACAACCTACGGAAGACCGTATTATTGTGGAAGTGCTTCCGCGCGAAACAAAAACAGCGTCCGGGCTTTATCTTCCCGATACGGCAAAAGATGAAGAAACACTCCGCGGCACTGTTATTGCGGTGGGGGAGGGTCGTAAAAATGATGCCGGAACAGTAATTCCTTTGGTGCGTAAAGTGGGAGAGATGGTTTTATTTACAAAATCGTTTAACTCAAATCAAGTAAAGGAGGGGGAAAAGGAATACGTCGTTATTCGTGAAGGCGATATTATCGCTGTAATCAAGTAG
- the groL gene encoding chaperonin GroEL, whose protein sequence is MAKQIIFNEEARHALKRGVDTLADAVKITLGPKGRNVVLDKGYGAPTITNDGVTIAKEIELEDRIENMGAEIIKEVATKTNDVAGDGTTTATLLAQSIITEGLQNITAGASPVGIRRGIEKAAEAIVQKIKKLATPISTDKKDDIMQVATISAKDKHIGIKIAEVIMEVGKDGVVTVEQSQAFGVEHEIVGGMQFDRGYVSPYMLTNTDRMEASYENPHILITDGKISSMQDILPFLEKMAKAGMKDLVIIADDLEGEALATLVVNKLRGAFNTLAVKAPGYGDRKKDTLQDIAVVTGATVVSSDTGLKLENAELDVLGSAKRVVSTKDSTTIIDGKGEKADLDKRITEIKMQAEHTTSDYDKEKLHERVAKLSGGVAVIRVGAATEVEQKEKQHRIEDAVSATKAAIEEGIVPGGGVALIRCIPELHDLKGENKDEDIGIDIVKRAIRKPLMQIAENAGDSGEVVVREVEKERGNVGYNAATGRYEDLVAVGIIDPAKVTRSAVQNAASAAAMLLTTEVVVAELPKKDEPAMPAGGGMGGGMGMM, encoded by the coding sequence ATGGCTAAACAAATAATTTTTAATGAAGAGGCGCGTCACGCGCTTAAGCGGGGTGTGGATACTCTTGCTGATGCCGTAAAAATTACTCTGGGTCCCAAAGGGCGGAATGTTGTTCTTGATAAGGGGTATGGTGCGCCTACCATTACCAATGATGGCGTTACTATTGCAAAAGAAATAGAGTTGGAAGACAGAATAGAAAATATGGGTGCGGAAATTATAAAAGAAGTTGCTACTAAAACAAACGATGTTGCAGGAGACGGTACAACAACAGCAACGCTTCTTGCGCAATCAATCATAACCGAAGGTCTTCAGAATATAACGGCGGGTGCATCCCCGGTGGGTATACGTCGCGGTATAGAGAAAGCCGCCGAAGCAATTGTGCAGAAAATAAAAAAACTCGCAACACCAATCTCCACCGACAAAAAGGATGACATTATGCAGGTCGCTACAATTTCTGCAAAAGATAAACATATAGGGATCAAAATAGCGGAAGTTATTATGGAAGTGGGAAAAGATGGCGTAGTGACGGTTGAGCAATCTCAAGCATTTGGTGTGGAGCATGAGATTGTAGGTGGTATGCAGTTTGATCGCGGATATGTATCTCCCTACATGCTCACCAATACGGATCGCATGGAGGCATCCTACGAAAATCCTCACATTCTTATAACGGATGGCAAGATTTCTTCTATGCAGGACATTTTGCCGTTCTTGGAAAAAATGGCAAAGGCCGGTATGAAAGATCTTGTTATTATCGCGGATGATCTGGAGGGAGAAGCTCTTGCTACGCTGGTAGTGAATAAATTACGCGGCGCGTTTAATACTCTTGCAGTAAAAGCGCCCGGCTATGGGGATCGTAAAAAAGATACCTTACAGGATATTGCTGTTGTTACCGGAGCTACTGTTGTTTCTAGTGATACGGGGCTTAAGCTAGAGAACGCTGAATTAGATGTGTTGGGAAGCGCAAAGAGGGTTGTTTCTACAAAAGATAGCACAACTATCATAGACGGTAAGGGAGAGAAAGCGGATCTTGATAAGCGTATCACGGAAATAAAAATGCAGGCGGAACATACGACATCCGATTATGATAAGGAAAAATTGCATGAACGCGTGGCGAAACTTTCCGGCGGAGTTGCCGTTATTCGTGTGGGAGCGGCCACCGAAGTGGAGCAAAAAGAAAAACAGCATCGTATTGAAGACGCCGTGTCTGCTACAAAAGCGGCAATTGAGGAGGGAATTGTGCCGGGAGGAGGAGTGGCACTCATTCGTTGTATTCCCGAACTTCATGATCTGAAGGGAGAAAATAAAGATGAAGATATCGGTATTGATATCGTTAAGCGCGCCATCAGAAAACCGCTTATGCAAATTGCCGAAAATGCGGGTGATTCCGGTGAAGTTGTAGTGCGTGAAGTTGAAAAAGAAAGAGGAAACGTGGGCTACAATGCCGCTACGGGAAGATATGAAGATTTAGTTGCAGTCGGTATCATAGATCCGGCAAAGGTAACTCGAAGTGCGGTGCAAAATGCCGCATCCGCCGCAGCTATGCTTCTTACTACGGAAGTGGTAGTGGCGGAACTGCCTAAGAAAGACGAGCCCGCAATGCCCGCCGGAGGCGGTATGGGAGGCGGCATGGGAATGATGTAA
- a CDS encoding zinc metalloprotease HtpX: protein MATLYTHQSSNIRKTWLLFTVFFIVVIALGWVFTEAYGDPSILIIAVVFSIMMSIASFWYSDTIILRMTHARPVTKESARELYNIVENLSITAGLPVPKIYIIDEPAPNAFATGRNAERAVVAVTTGLLDKLDRSELEGVLAHELSHIGNRDMLVSTVSVILVGFIALISDFFLRSMFWRNIGGGDRDRGQAGVILMLAGIVLAILSPIIASLMQLAISRKREFLADASGALLTRYPDGLARALEKISRDNTPLKASNNALNHLWLADPEKKRGRHWFASLFMTHPPIEERIRRLRLHEVKPREKNQ from the coding sequence ATGGCTACCCTTTATACGCATCAATCATCTAATATTCGAAAAACATGGCTTTTGTTCACCGTGTTTTTTATCGTGGTGATTGCGCTCGGATGGGTGTTTACGGAGGCGTATGGCGATCCATCCATTCTGATTATCGCGGTGGTATTCAGCATAATGATGAGCATTGCCAGCTTTTGGTATTCGGATACTATTATTCTTCGCATGACGCATGCACGTCCCGTCACTAAAGAGTCTGCGCGAGAACTGTATAATATTGTTGAAAATCTTAGTATAACGGCAGGTCTCCCCGTGCCAAAAATTTATATTATAGATGAACCCGCTCCCAATGCGTTTGCCACAGGGCGGAATGCGGAACGGGCGGTAGTAGCGGTAACAACGGGCCTTCTCGACAAACTTGACAGATCGGAATTAGAAGGCGTGCTTGCGCATGAACTGTCCCACATTGGAAACCGCGACATGCTGGTGTCTACCGTTTCCGTTATTCTTGTAGGATTTATAGCGCTTATCTCCGATTTCTTCTTACGCTCTATGTTTTGGCGTAACATCGGCGGGGGAGACCGTGATCGCGGGCAGGCAGGAGTCATTCTTATGCTTGCCGGTATTGTTCTTGCAATCCTCTCACCTATAATAGCCTCTTTAATGCAACTTGCCATTTCGCGCAAGCGAGAGTTTTTAGCGGATGCATCGGGGGCGCTTCTGACGCGTTATCCGGACGGCCTTGCCCGCGCGTTAGAGAAGATCTCTCGCGACAATACGCCGCTTAAAGCGTCTAATAACGCGCTCAACCATCTTTGGCTCGCCGATCCGGAGAAAAAGCGCGGCCGGCATTGGTTCGCGAGCCTCTTTATGACGCACCCGCCGATTGAAGAACGCATCCGCCGCCTCCGACTTCACGAGGTTAAACCTCGTGAAAAGAATC